The following proteins are encoded in a genomic region of Arcobacter suis CECT 7833:
- a CDS encoding DNA-binding protein produces the protein MDISFENLKKIDTILEKLESLENKISSEKRWLNVKEASIYIGYSKDHIHKLKDSHFIEGKHYFKKVGRVLFDKLELDNWVKTSYLQINPKEIVDNILKDLI, from the coding sequence ATGGATATATCATTTGAAAATTTAAAAAAGATAGACACCATATTAGAAAAATTGGAAAGTCTAGAAAATAAGATTTCTAGTGAGAAGAGGTGGCTTAATGTTAAAGAGGCTTCAATTTATATTGGTTACTCAAAAGACCATATACACAAATTAAAAGATAGTCATTTTATAGAGGGTAAACATTATTTTAAAAAGGTGGGTAGGGTGTTGTTTGATAAATTAGAGTTGGATAATTGGGTTAAAACATCTTATTTACAAATAAATCCAAAAGAGATTGTTGATAATATCTTGAAAGATTTAATATAA